The Humulus lupulus chromosome 3, drHumLupu1.1, whole genome shotgun sequence genome window below encodes:
- the LOC133822156 gene encoding large ribosomal subunit protein mL101 (rPPR4)-like codes for MALQLLGRSRSVTKRSTKYLDEALYKRLFKDGSSEVSVRQQLNQFLKSRKRVFKWEVDDTLKKLRKRKLYSPATKLSETMAKRGTNKTLSDQAIHLDLIAKARGIPAAETYFVDLPESSKNHLCYGALLNCYCKELMTEEAEALMEKMKELNLPLSSMPYNSLMTLYEKTGKPEKIPAIIQEMKASSVVLDSFSYNVWMRAHAAVNDISGVERVIDEMKRDGRVVSDWTTYSNLASIYVNAGLFQKAENALKELEKKNTHKDLFAFQFLITLYGRTGNLLEVYRIWRSLRLAFPKTANVSYLNMIQVLVNLNDLPGAEKCFREWESWCSTYDIRVANTIIGAYAKDGLLDKALELQEHARRRGAKPNVKTWEIFLDYYLKNGDFESAVDCVGNAVSTGRGNGEKWIPPADIVNALMQNFEQEKDVDGAEGFLELLKKVVDTLEVEVFESLIRIYAAAGRTSQVMHRRLKMENVEVGEASKKLLESICVE; via the exons ATGGCGCTTCAGCTATTGGGGCGTAGCAGGAGCGTGACGAAGCGTTCGACTAAGTATTTGGACGAAGCTTTGTACAAGAGACTCTTCAAAGATGGAAGCTCGGAAGTGAGTGTTCGACAACAGCTCAATCAGTTCCTCAAGAGCCGAAAGCGAGTGTTCAAATGGGAGGTTGATGATACCCTCAAGAAGCTTCGCAAGCGAAAGCTTTACAGCCCCGCTACCAAA CTCTCGGAAACTATGGCAAAAAGGGGAACGAATAAGACACTCAGTGATCAGGCTATTCATCTTGATTTAATTGCTAAAGCTAGGGGGATTCCTGCTGCAGAAACTTATTTTGTTGATCTTCCTGAATCTTCAAAGAACCATCTGTGTTATGGTGCACTACTGAATTGTTACTGCAAGGAATTGATGACCGAAGAAGCTGAAGCTCTTATGGAGAAGATGAAGGAACTCAATCTTCCTCTAAGCTCCATGCCTTACAATAGCTTAATGACACTTTATGAAAAAACAGGGAAGCCTGAAAAAATACCTGCCATCATACAAGAAATGAAGGCTAGCAGTGTTGTGCTGGATTCATTTTCATATAATGTCTGGATGCGGGCTCATGCTGCTGTCAATGACATCTCTGGGGTTGAAAGGGTTATTGATGAGATGAAGAGGGATGGCCGAGTTGTCAGTGATTGGACGACATATAGCAACTTAGCATCAATTTATGTTAATGCTGGCTTGTTTCAGAAGGCAGAAAATGCCCTCAAGGAGTTGGAGAAGAAAAACACACACAAGGATCTTTTTGCTTTTCAGTTCCTGATTACATTATATGGTAGAACAGGAAATCTTCTTGAAGTTTATCGTATATGGCGATCTCTAAGATTGGCTTTTCCCAAAACTGCAAATGTAAGCTACTTAAACATGATTCAAGTGTTGGTTAATTTAAATGATCTACCTGGGGCAGAGAAATGTTTCAGGGAATGGGAATCATGGTGCTCAACTTATGATATTCGTGTTGCAAATACTATTATTGGAGCATATGCTAAAGACGGTTTACTAGACAAGGCTCTGGAGCTGCAGGAACATGCTCGCCGAAGAGGGGCCAAACCCAATGTGAAAACCTGGGAGATCTTTCTTGATTATTATTTGAAGAATGGAGATTTTGAATCAGCAGTTGACTGCGTTGGCAATGCAGTTTCCACTGGCCGAGGAAATGGTGAGAAGTGGATTCCACCTGCTGATATTGTCAATGCTTTGATGCAGAATTTTGAGCAAGAGAAAGATGTAGATGGCGCAGAAGGTTTTCTGGAGCTTTTGAAGAAGGTTGTAGATACCTTAGAGGTAGAGGTGTTCGAATCATTAATAAGGATTTATGCTGCTGCTGGAAGGACAAGCCAGGTGATGCATCGtaggttgaaaatggagaatgTAGAAGTGGGTGAGGCCAGTAAGAAGTTGCTTGAGTCAATATGCGTGGAGTGA
- the LOC133822155 gene encoding protein neprosin-like, whose translation MYWNMDLVIGGELSSTKSRNTCKFCTFDHRRRQHQCTQTEKAPRKQTTPAKSSNMASSWCDQISPIPTINTILLPTLLLFFLLVGSVHSSSSSSSSSSSSSSSSKLVDQKLSQANQTLRPEQELLKMKFIKARLKNINKPPVKTIQSPDGDIIDCVLSHQQPAFDHPQLKGRKPLDPPDRPKAHKDHPNSMDSENYQSWSLSGESCPEGTIPIRRTTEHDMLRASSVRRFGKKLRRHVRRDSGSNGHEHAVGYVSGEQYYGAKASINVWAPRVSNQYEFSLSQLWVISGSFGDDLNTIEAGWQVSPELYGDNYPRFFTYWTTDAYQATGCYNLLCSGFVQTNSKIAIGAAISPTSSYNGGQFDISLLIWKDPKHGNWWLEFGSGVLVGYWPSFLFTHLRDHASMVQFGGEVVNSRPSGFHTATQMGSGHFAGEGFGKASYFRNLQVVDWDNSLVPLSNLKVLADHPNCYDIQGGINNVWGNYFYYGGPGRNVRCP comes from the exons ATGTATTGGAATATGGATTTGGTTATTGGAGGTGAATTATCATCGACAAAATCTAGGAATACATGCAAGTTTTGTACTTTCGATCACAGAAGAAGACAACACCAATGTACACAAACAGAAAAAGCTCCAAGGAAACAAACAACACCAGCAAAATCCTCAAACATGGCTTCGAGTTGGTGTGATCAAATCTCACCAATTCCAACCATCAACACAATTCTTCTTCCAACTCTTTTATTATTCTTTCTTCTTGTTGGTTCagtccattcttcttcttcttcttcctcctcctcctcttcttcttcttcttcttcaaaactAGTTGACCAGAAGCTTTCGCAAGCCAATCAAACTCTCCGGCCGGAACAAGAGTTACTCAAAATGAAGTTCATAAAAGCTCGTCTCAAAAACATCAACAAGCCTCCAGTCAAGACAATTCAG AGTCCAGATGGTGATATTATAGATTGTGTTTTGTCTCATCAACAACCAGCTTTTGACCATCCTCAGTTGAAGGGACGAAAGCCATTG GATCCACCAGATAGGCCAAAAGCTCATAAAGATCATCCTAATAGTATGGACTCAGAAAATTATCAGTCATGGAGCTTGTCAGGTGAATCATGTCCAGAAGGAACTATTCCAATAAGAAGAACAACCGAGCATGATATGCTAAGAGCTAGCTCTGTTCGAAGATTTGGAAAGAAACTTAGAAGACATGTTAGAAGAGATTCAGGCAGCAATGGCCACGAG CATGCAGTTGGGTATGTGAGTGGAGAACAGTATTATGGGGCAAAAGCCAGTATAAATGTGTGGGCACCTCGAGTTTCAAATCAATACGAATTCAGCTTGTCACAATTGTGGGTCATTTCTGGTTCATTTGGTGATGACCTCAATACCATCGAAGCTGGTTGGCAG gTTAGCCCAGAGCTGTACGGAGACAACTATCCTAGATTCTTTACTTACTGGACG ACGGATGCATACCAAGCAACTGGTTGCTATAATTTGCTATGTTCAGGCTTTGTTCAGACAAACAGTAAAATTGCTATTGGAGCTGCAATTTCTCCAACTTCATCTTACAATGGTGGACAATTTGATATTAGCTTATTGATTTGGAag GATCCGAAGCATGGAAATTGGTGGCTTGAATTCGGGTCGGGTGTACTTGTCGGGTACTGGCCTTCGTTTCTATTCACTCACCTAAGAGACCATGCAAGCATGGTTCAATTTGGGGGTGAAGTGGTAAATTCAAGGCCTTCTGGTTTTCACACAGCCACCCAAATGGGAAGTGGGCATTTTGCAGGAGAAGGCTTTGGAAAAGCTTCATACTTTAGAAATTTACAAGTTGTGGATTGGGATAACAGCCTGGTTCCTTTATCAAATCTCAAAGTATTGGCTGATCACCCAAACTGTTATGACATACAAGGGGGTATTAATAATGTGTGGGGGAACTATTTTTACTATGGTGGACCTGGAAGAAATGTGAGGTGTCCCTAA